One window of the Babesia microti strain RI chromosome IV, complete genome genome contains the following:
- a CDS encoding conserved Plasmodium protein, unknown function (overlaps_old_locusTagID:BBM_III07010) has protein sequence MVDDYLIKFKIVNESTLDFYRYAANMHHCNWVSWLPEKLPAKAENLFICEYIRGHPFFSFDLQYNVVINELEYAIQFKFGPNNNNNNSSGSGRANKWTTGTLITNSRAKLPVELVTIDRTTHNQLLTFVIRPTGEGKSFVKRLKMEMLKSIENRLRDSSQQHLLQSDDDLSNECNSDPFKSLYWNVKNIGWKSRLRKSHRSIMIRIVNLTRRCMCLALPIQTEETVNDITMLEEGFWVEFPSEQIPPLCGTEFGCKSGGFFNGTRGRCIYKMAGEPGHFIFWWEQAPMGSSRAGGAHSNHLYSVVTHVESLNESTAIFHITHSNCPPIIATQARALPGTDIKTPYNLSPETLSKGVLLTPIFLQYIKNSFVSSIFSSFPQETKKDDQNSEINLFSPRTFFSRIRTGIRSTSDTKIPTDSYLYLEWMIGNEKFAKLFHPDERIRIHSSIVGGLDDTQLIMSSQLVLKRLETLESKYKYIQQSLALDGETIVNNYPLTLEANEDKSVNIRSTITEEELLETVLLCFNSLCHGLQPIIAKEMRAKFGDHWIEVSKLPPRHIWIRDNEKRIDLEGILYIITVYWMEVFESIFDDIESIQVFQTASIYWANQELHHFHSQFVWELVTKSLNLLKKLKATGSAKHVYFIQQRLLDDSGVSWIS, from the exons ATGGTGGACGACTACCTTATTAAGTTCAAAATAGTGAATGAGAGTACTTTAGACTTCTACCGTTACGCGGCTAACATGCATCACTGCAACTGGGTTTCCTGGCTACCTGAAAAATTGCCAGCTAAAGctgaaaatttgttcatTTGCGAATACATTCGCGGACATCCCTTCTTTTCATTTGATCTGCAATACAATGTCGTCATCAATGAACTGGAATATGCAATCCAGTTCAAGTTTGGGCCgaacaataataataacaattctAGTGGCAGCGGAAGGGCCAATAAATGGACTACTGGGACCTTAATAACCAATTCCAGGGCAAAACTGCCTGTGGAACTGGTGACAATAGATCGCACAACCCACAATCAATTGCTGACATTCGTTATAAGACCCACTGGTGAGGGTAAAAGCTTTGTCAAAAGGTTGAAAATGGAAATGCTTAAATCCATAGAAAACAGACTAAGAGATTCATCTCAACAGCACCTACTGCAATCCGATGATGACCTTAGCAACGAATGCAATTCAGACCCTTTTAAGAGTTTGTACTGGAACGTCAAAAATATAGGTTGGAAATCAAGACTAAGAAAGTCACATCGCTCAATCATGATCAGAATTGTAAATCTCACCAGAAGATGTATGTGTTTGGCCCTGCCTATTCAGACTGAGGAAACTGTTAATGATATTACAATGTTAGAGGAGGGCTTTTGGGTTGAGTTCCCTAGCGAGCAAATACCTCCATTGTGCGGAACAGAATTTGGCTGCAAAAGTGGCGGGTTTTTCAATGGAACGAGGGGACGGTGCATTTACAAAATGGCTGGTGAACCGGGTCATTTTATTTTCTGGTGGGAACAGGCTCCAATGGGCAGTTCTAGGGCTGGAGGCGCTCATAGTAACCATCTATATTCTGTAGTAACACATGTGGAATCTTTAAATGAGTCAACGGCAATTTTCCACATAACACACTCTAATTGCCCCCCAATAATCGCAACACAGGCTAG AGCTTTACCGGGAACAGATATAAAGACTCCCTACAATCTCTCGCCAGAAACTCTCTCAAAAGGTGTGTTATTGACACCAATATTCCTACAATACATAAAGAACTCGTTTGTTTCGTCCATATTCAGCTCCTTTCCCCAGGAAACTAAAAAGGATGATCAGAATAGTGAAATCAATCTCTTCTCCCCCCGTACCTTCTTTTCCCGTATCCGTACGGGTATACGCTCCACTTCGGATACTAAAATACCAACTGACTCGTACCTATATCTTGAATGGATGATAGGGAATGAGAAATTTGCTAAGTTATTTCATCCAGATGAGCGAATTCGCATCCACTCTTCAATAGTGGGTGGGCTGGATGATACTCAGTTGATTATGAGCTCCCAGCTGGTGCTCAAACGGCTGGAAACCTTGGAATCCAAGTACAAGTATATCCAACAATCTTTGGCTTTAGATGGTGAAACCATTGTCAACAACTACCCCTTGACCTTAGAGGCAAATGAAGATAAGTCTGTCAACATCCGTTCCACTATCACTGAAGAAGAGCTGCTTGAAACAGTTTTGCTGTGTTTTAATTCGTTGTGCCACGGGTTACAACCGATCATTGCTAAAGAGATGCGGGCAAAATTTGGAGACCACTGGATTGAGGTTAGTAAATTGCCGCCGCGACATATATGGATAAGGGATAATGAGAAGCGAATTGACCTTGAAGGCATTctgtatattattactgTTTATTGGATGGAAGTATTTGAATCAATATTCGATGACATAGAGTCCATCCAGGTATTTCAAACGGCATCCATTTACTGGGCAAATCAGGAACTTCATCACTTTCACTCGCAATTTGTATGGGAGCTGGTGACTAAGTCTCTAAACTTGCTTAAG AAACTAAAGGCTACAGGATCCGCTAAACATGTCTACTTTATCCAACAACGACTGCTAGATGATAGTGGAGTAAGTTGGATTAGTTAA
- a CDS encoding phenylalanyl-tRNA synthetase beta chain (overlaps_old_locusTagID:BBM_III07015) has translation MPTISVTQQHLFTCLKRNYSNEELDKLLFDFGLELDGIESNEEGELVYKIDVPSNRHDFQSAEGLAQALLVFQQKLNTPKFQSISDRDDYYITVEPQNLNVRPYIFGAILKGIKFTPESFASFINFQEKLHHNICRNRSIVAIGTHDLDTIKPPFTYTGKLPNDIEFIPLTETNKSFRADKLLEHYTSHKQLKAYVPLLKNSKYYPIVKDSNDVICSLPPIINSYHSRITLGTQNIFIDVTCVDKQKGKIVLQQLVAAFSIYTNPKYQIHTVQTKISDGKGGYIVPKQCNFADTYMTVSIDYLKMVSGINNLKASDCCKLLNRMMLSATTTSDSDNIILINIPINRSDIHSCCDVAEDLCIAYGYNNICKKKYPSGKSSPQSISKNELRKLMSLCQYKEVMMPILTAQKFEFGISNTSPVTLLNSNVQGIDIARTTLIPGLLKALNSAKRFPLPLRIFEIGDICLKNDASDVGVVNATRLAAAVTDSQTAGFEEIHGVLECAMNAMGFASRYQLDEFKMHNKLVPLSLTKVFDLKETSIPCFLDKRCVKVVKFEDGGEVEIGVMGVVHPNVLKEFDLTTPVSLLEIVL, from the exons ATGCCCACCATTAGCGTAACTCAGCAACACCTGTTTACATGTTTAAAAAGAAATTACA GCAATGAAGAATTGGATAAACTACTGTTTGACTTTGGCTTGGAATTGGACGGAATTGAATCCAATGAAGAGGGGGAACTAGTGTACAAAATAGACGTGCCATCCAATAGACACGACTTTCAATCAGCAGAGGGTCTAGCTCAAGCATTGCTGGTCTTTCAGCAAAAACTAAATACACCAAAGTTTCAATCCATATCTGATAGAGATGATTATTACATAACAGTGGAGCCTCAG AATCTGAACGTAAGAccatatatttttggagCTATACTCAAAGGAATTAAGTTTACACCTGAGTCATTTGCTagttttattaattttcaaGAAAAATTACACCATAATATTTGCAG AAACCGTTCTATCGTAGCGATTGGAACACATGATTTGGACACTATTAAACCACCATTTACTTACACTGGAAAACTACCTAAcgatattgaatttatccCACTTACTGAAACCAACAAATCATTTCGCGCCGACAAGTTACTGGAACACTATACATCACACAAGCAACTCAAAGCATATGTACCCTTGTTAAagaattcaaaatattacCCAATAGTTAAGGATTCAAATGACGTCATTTGTTCCCTCCCTCCCATAATCAACTCTTATCACAGTAGAATAACACTAGGCAcccaaaatatattcatcgACGTTACTTGC GTGGATAAGCAAAAGGGTAAAATCGTCTTACAACAATTGGTGGCGGCGTTTTCCATTTACACCAACCCTAAGTACCA AATACACACTGTACAAACAAAGATATCTGATGGAAAAGGTGGGTATATTGTGCCAAAACAGTGCAATTTCGCCGATACCTACATGACAGTGTccattgattatttaaaaatggtATCAGGGATAAACAACTTGAAAGCTAGTGACTGTTGTAAACTGCTTAATAGAATGATGTTATCAGCAACCACCACTAGTGATAGTGATAATATCATACTAATCAATATCCCCATTAACAGATCTG ATATACATAGCTGCTGTGATGTAGCTGAAGACTTGTGTATAGCGTATGGctataacaatatatgtaaaaaaaAATATCCTTCCGGTAAATCCAGCCCCCAATCCATATCTAAAAATGAACTACGTAAATTGATGTCACTATGTCAATATAAGGAAGTGATGATGCCCATTCTCACAgcacaaaaatttgaatttggcATATCAAATACCAGTCCAGTTACCCTTTTGAATAGCAACGTGCAGGGTATTGATATTGCACGCACGACTCTAATACCCGGGTTGTTAAAGGCACTAAACAGTGCCAAGAGGTTTCCCTTGCCTTTACGAATTTTCGAG ATCGGCGATATTTGCCTCAAAAACGATGCCTCTGATGTAGGGGTCGTGAATGCCACAAGACTTGCCGCTGCTGTGACTGATAGCCAAACTGCAGGCTTTGAGGAAATTCACGGGGTATTAGAATGTGCAATGAATGCAATGGGTTTTGCGAGTAGATATCAGTTGGACGAGTTCAAAATGCACAACAAATTGGTGCCACTTAGCCTTACAAAAGTATTTGATTTGAAAGAAACATCTATCCCATGCTTTTTGGATAAGAGATGCGTAAaagttgtaaaatttgagGACGGCGGTGAGGTTGAGATAGGAGTTATGGGAGTTGTACATCCGAACGTTTTGAAGGAGTTTGATTTGACAACACCGGTTTCCTTACTTGAAATTGTGCTATAA